The Vicia villosa cultivar HV-30 ecotype Madison, WI linkage group LG1, Vvil1.0, whole genome shotgun sequence genome includes a region encoding these proteins:
- the LOC131599909 gene encoding 5'-adenylylsulfate reductase 3, chloroplastic-like produces MALSVSSSSISISTSTFQSSQPKLSQFGSIRVLKKPYHGVGVRSSQPRSFVKPINATDSDVLHFAEANETQEEDYERLAYQLENASPLQIMDRALQKFGNDIAIAFSGAEDVALIEYAYLTGRPFRVFSLDTGRLNPETYRLFDAVEKKYGIRIEYMFPDAVEVQALVRSKGLFSFYEDGHQECCRVRKVRPLRRALKGLRAWITGQRKDQSPGTRSEIPVVQVDPVFEGIEGGTGSLIKWNPLANVKGNDVWNFLMTMNVPVNSLHLQGYVSIGCEPCTRAVLPGQHEREGRWWWEDAKAKECGLHKGNIKQEDDAHLNGNGAVQANGTPEVADLFNTQNVVGLSRTGIENLTRLETRKKPWLVVLYAPWCPYCQDMEQSYVDLAEKLAGSGVNVGKFRADGEQKEFAKHELKLGSFPTILFFPEHSSQPIKYPSEKRDVDSLMAFVNALR; encoded by the exons ATGGCTCtctctgtttcttcttcttcaatctccATTTCAACTTCCACATTTCAATCATCACAACCTAAAC TTTCACAATTTGgttcgattagggttttgaaaaaaCCTTATCATGGAGTAGGTGTTAGATCATCTCAACCACGGAGCTTCGTAAAACCGATCAATGCCACGGATTCCGATGTGCTTCATTTTGCAGAGGCTAATGAGACGCAAGAGGAAGATTATGAACGGTTAGCATATCAACTTGAAAATGCTTCCCCTCTCCAAATTATGGATAGAGCCCTTCAAAAATTTGGCAATGACATAGCTATTGCATTCag TGGGGCTGAAGATGTTGCTTTGATTGAGTATGCATATTTGACGGGTAGGCCGTTTAGGGTATTTAGTCTTGACACGGGGAGACTGAACCCCGAAACTTATCGACTTTTTGATGCTGTTGAAAAGAAGTATGGAATTCGTATTGAGTATATGTTTCCGGATGCTGTTGAGGTTCAGGCTTTGGTTAGAAGTAAGGGGCTGTTTTCGTTTTATGAGGATGGGCATCAAGAGTGCTGTAGAGTGAGGAAGGTGAGACCTTTAAGAAGGGCGCTTAAGGGTTTAAGGGCATGGATAACAGGGCAGAGGAAAGATCAGTCGCCTGGTACTAGGTCTGAAATACCGGTTGTTCAGGTGGATCCTGTTTTTGAGGGAATTGAAGGTGGAACTGGGAGTTTGATAAAATGGAACCCTCTTGCAAATGTGAAGGGAAATGATGTATGGAACTTCCTTATGACCATGAATGTGCCTGTCAATTCCTTGCATTTGCAAGGATACGTTTCAATTGGATGCGAGCCGTGCACCAGGGCTGTTTTACCCGGACAACACGAGAGAGAAGGTAGGTGGTGGTGGGAAGATGCCAAAGCTAAAGAATGTGGTCTTCACAAAGGAAATATAAAGCAGGAAGATGATGCTCATCTTAATGGAAATGGTGCTGTCCAAGCAAATGGCACTCCCGAAGTCGCTGACCTTTTCAATACCCAAAATGTAGTTGGTTTGAGTAGGACTGGAATTGAGAATTTGACAAGATTAGAGACCAGGAAAAAACCATGGCTGGTTGTGCTATATGCACCATGGTGTCCCTACTGCCAG GATATGGAGCAATCTTATGTTGACTTGGCAGAGAAGTTAGCAGGGTCAGGGGTGAATGTTGGGAAATTCAGAGCTGATGGAGAGCAGAAAGAATTTGCAAAGCATGAACTGAAATTGGGAAGCTTCCCCACAATATTATTTTTTCCAGAACACTCATCGCAGCCGATAAAGTATCCCTCTGAAAAGCGAGATGTTGATTCCTTGATGGCATTTGTAAATGCATTAAGATGA